The following proteins are encoded in a genomic region of Cyclonatronum proteinivorum:
- the xerD gene encoding site-specific tyrosine recombinase XerD — MAKESPFASLNRDYQHYLKLEKGLSGHTLDAYTRDIANYLDFIFAIQKVHDPAGISLRHIEDYLLELTETGFAPATIARNISSIRGFHLFLILEGHTTANPAQLVRLPKKALKLPEVLNPEQVSRMIEAVCSAEASSRTPLRDKAILELLYATGMRVSELTALDLSQLYPEIGFVRVFGKGSKERLIPAGAQAFEAVSNYTEQERADLVKPTADTGNAVFLNVRGGRLSRVSIWQLVKKAARLAGVNAPVYPHAFRHSFATHLLEGGADLRSVQQMLGHVSINTTEIYTHVDRSFLQQVYRDFHPRG, encoded by the coding sequence ATGGCAAAAGAAAGCCCGTTCGCTTCACTTAACCGTGATTATCAGCATTATCTTAAACTTGAAAAAGGTCTCTCAGGCCATACGCTCGATGCCTACACGCGTGATATTGCGAATTATCTGGATTTCATCTTTGCCATCCAAAAAGTACACGATCCCGCCGGTATTTCGCTCCGGCATATTGAAGACTACCTGCTTGAGCTAACGGAAACCGGTTTTGCCCCGGCAACCATTGCCCGCAACATTTCGAGCATTCGCGGTTTTCATCTTTTTCTGATTCTTGAAGGTCATACCACAGCAAACCCGGCACAGCTTGTGCGTTTGCCGAAAAAAGCACTCAAGCTGCCCGAAGTGCTTAATCCTGAACAGGTTTCACGCATGATTGAAGCGGTGTGCTCTGCGGAAGCTTCAAGCCGGACGCCCCTTCGGGATAAAGCCATACTCGAACTGCTGTATGCTACGGGCATGCGGGTAAGTGAACTCACAGCGCTCGATCTTTCGCAGCTCTATCCCGAAATCGGCTTCGTACGGGTGTTTGGTAAAGGCAGCAAGGAAAGACTTATCCCGGCCGGCGCGCAGGCATTTGAAGCCGTCTCCAACTATACCGAACAGGAGCGCGCAGACCTTGTGAAGCCAACCGCTGATACGGGAAATGCTGTTTTTCTGAATGTGAGAGGCGGCCGGCTTAGTCGGGTAAGTATATGGCAGCTGGTGAAAAAAGCTGCCCGGCTCGCTGGTGTGAACGCGCCGGTTTATCCCCATGCATTCCGGCACTCATTCGCGACACACCTGCTGGAAGGCGGTGCGGATTTGCGGTCTGTACAGCAAATGCTCGGGCACGTATCCATCAACACTACTGAAATTTACACGCATGTTGACCGCAGCTTTCTCCAACAGGTGTACCGTGATTTTCACCCCCGCGGATGA
- a CDS encoding HD family phosphohydrolase: MTFLEKLGLQRKKPVSPKGLNDKARLEEEQLWRKNLLIKLGIAAGFLLLVLLLYPRDAVKEVSYQINEPWRQDDLTAPFDFSILKTEQEINAEIDEINRITAPVFHIDRSIPELVQTQMDSVMTNLMPVLEAYASWQQHEDRESDSAVADSISFHHSLSNSNHIFSEANMNFMLRQYLRIQRENSRQTFVGSDIVTRLQQLLTEVYRNGVIDIPKEDLNSTELSIRDTEQRTERFTSISSVRDMEELNEFVIFRLNRMFRDEAAAIAIQLYSAFIQPNLIFNETQTQLLIDEAIANISPTKGAVAAGQVIIRRGDLIDNERLNMLQSLEAARATRASNVEISLRTLGDVLLMIAILATFLFYLYLYRQPIFDSNSKFLLVFIALFLVVGASAFFIRLEGVSEYIIPLALAPLLLTIFFDSRVGIIAAISISLMTALMNGYNFEFLTATLVASSIGVYSVRDIRQRSQYFLNTPGIIFLSYAFVLLGFTLSRSGAWDVFGMNLLIIFVNVLLISILTYPLIFLFEKMFQLTTDVTLYELNDNNNSLLKELMFKATGSFQHSIQVANLTEAAASAIGANALLARVGALYHDIGKMEKPQYFVENQGGGVNPHDQLKPAMSAKIIRDHVKAGVRKAQRANLPPVIINFIESHHGNTIIQYFYAKALKEADSENEVHDNFFRYDGPLPSTKETGILLLADAIEAASRAMSDPTHKKLENLVNRLVDEKVKHGQLIDCPLTFRDITLIKEAFVKNLSAIYHSRIKYPGQDKKDNAVDADEKSAQSTSSKADDTDGGVKESSAAANQAEQSESGSKTSKGKETSADSSSPETEKG, translated from the coding sequence ATGACATTTCTTGAAAAATTAGGCCTTCAGCGAAAAAAACCTGTCTCTCCCAAAGGCCTGAACGATAAAGCGCGCCTTGAAGAAGAACAGCTTTGGCGGAAGAACCTGCTGATCAAACTTGGGATTGCCGCTGGTTTTCTGCTGCTCGTTTTGCTGCTTTATCCCCGCGACGCGGTGAAGGAAGTGAGTTATCAGATCAATGAACCCTGGCGGCAGGATGATCTTACGGCCCCCTTCGATTTCAGTATCCTTAAAACCGAACAGGAAATTAACGCTGAAATAGACGAGATCAACCGTATTACAGCTCCTGTGTTTCACATCGACCGCAGCATACCGGAGCTGGTACAGACGCAGATGGATTCGGTGATGACCAACCTTATGCCGGTTTTAGAAGCCTACGCGAGCTGGCAACAGCATGAAGATCGTGAAAGTGATTCGGCTGTGGCAGACAGTATCAGCTTTCATCACAGCTTGTCGAACAGCAATCATATTTTTAGTGAAGCCAACATGAACTTCATGCTCCGGCAGTATTTACGCATACAGCGGGAAAACAGTCGGCAGACGTTCGTAGGCTCTGATATTGTAACCCGCTTGCAACAGCTGCTCACAGAAGTTTACCGAAACGGGGTTATAGACATACCCAAAGAAGATCTGAACAGTACGGAGCTTTCCATACGGGACACCGAACAGCGTACCGAGCGCTTTACAAGCATAAGCTCCGTGCGGGATATGGAAGAACTCAACGAATTTGTGATTTTTCGTCTCAACCGCATGTTCCGGGATGAAGCGGCTGCTATTGCCATTCAGCTCTACTCCGCATTTATTCAGCCCAATCTCATCTTTAATGAAACCCAAACGCAGCTGCTGATTGACGAAGCGATTGCGAACATCAGTCCGACCAAAGGCGCGGTTGCAGCGGGTCAGGTTATTATCAGACGGGGCGACCTGATTGATAATGAGCGGCTAAACATGCTGCAAAGTCTTGAAGCCGCGCGAGCGACACGGGCAAGTAATGTGGAGATTTCCCTGCGCACGCTGGGAGATGTGCTGCTGATGATTGCCATCCTGGCTACTTTTCTCTTCTACCTTTATTTGTACAGGCAGCCCATTTTTGACAGCAACAGCAAGTTTCTGCTGGTATTCATAGCCCTTTTTCTGGTTGTGGGGGCAAGTGCTTTTTTTATTCGTCTGGAAGGCGTTTCCGAATACATCATCCCGCTCGCCCTTGCTCCCCTGCTGCTCACCATCTTTTTTGATTCAAGGGTCGGCATTATCGCTGCGATCAGTATCTCACTGATGACAGCACTCATGAACGGGTACAATTTTGAGTTCCTTACCGCAACCCTTGTTGCTTCAAGCATAGGCGTGTATTCGGTCCGCGATATCCGGCAGCGCAGTCAGTACTTCCTGAATACGCCGGGCATTATTTTCCTGTCCTATGCATTTGTGCTGCTCGGCTTCACCCTGTCACGCTCAGGGGCATGGGATGTTTTCGGGATGAACCTGCTCATCATTTTCGTGAATGTGCTGCTGATTTCTATCCTGACCTATCCGCTCATTTTTCTGTTCGAAAAAATGTTTCAGCTCACAACTGATGTGACGCTGTACGAGCTCAACGACAACAACAATTCGCTACTCAAAGAGCTGATGTTTAAAGCTACCGGAAGCTTTCAGCACAGCATTCAGGTTGCCAATCTTACGGAGGCTGCCGCTTCAGCCATTGGTGCCAACGCGCTGCTTGCCCGTGTCGGTGCCCTTTATCACGATATCGGTAAGATGGAAAAGCCGCAGTATTTTGTTGAGAATCAGGGCGGAGGCGTAAATCCCCACGATCAGCTTAAACCGGCCATGAGTGCTAAAATCATTCGTGACCACGTCAAGGCCGGGGTTCGGAAAGCACAGCGCGCCAATCTGCCGCCGGTAATTATCAATTTCATCGAAAGCCATCACGGCAACACCATCATTCAGTACTTTTACGCCAAAGCCCTTAAAGAGGCGGATTCTGAAAATGAGGTGCATGATAACTTTTTCCGCTACGACGGGCCGCTCCCATCAACCAAAGAAACCGGGATTCTGCTGCTTGCCGATGCCATCGAAGCCGCTTCAAGGGCTATGAGTGATCCCACGCACAAAAAGCTCGAAAACCTGGTCAACCGCCTTGTAGACGAAAAGGTTAAACATGGACAGCTGATCGATTGCCCCCTTACATTTCGGGATATCACTTTGATTAAAGAAGCTTTTGTCAAGAATCTCTCGGCCATTTATCACAGCCGGATCAAGTATCCCGGGCAGGATAAAAAAGATAATGCTGTGGATGCAGATGAAAAGTCAGCACAAAGCACATCATCCAAAGCCGACGATACAGATGGAGGCGTCAAGGAAAGTAGTGCCGCAGCGAACCAGGCGGAACAGAGCGAATCCGGTTCCAAAACTTCGAAGGGCAAAGAGACTTCGGCAGATTCGTCATCTCCTGAAACGGAAAAGGGATAA
- the mtnA gene encoding S-methyl-5-thioribose-1-phosphate isomerase, translating into MSENKQAVKSIEWRDDHVRIIDQTFLPSRTVYCDIRDIGQMWDAIKKLKVRGAPAIGIAAAYAFYLGIRDIRDISFAGFNIEAERIAEYLASSRPTAVNLKWALDRILMTIYALREKPIEEIKAKVLEVAQTIHQEDIRTCRQIGLNGQELIPKKANILTHCNTGGLATGQYGTALSMIFHAHEEGKNIHVWVDETRPLLQGARLTAWELSQAEIPFKLVIDSASGHLMKSGMVDLIVVGTDRVAANGDTANKIGTYNLSVLAKAHNIPFYVALPLSTIDLSLSHGDLIPIEERDSAEVTQFGNARVAPPKTATFNPAFDVTPAENITAFITEKGIVRPPFTENLKKLFE; encoded by the coding sequence ATGAGCGAAAACAAACAAGCTGTCAAATCTATCGAATGGCGCGATGATCACGTGCGGATCATTGACCAAACCTTCCTGCCTTCCCGCACGGTTTATTGCGATATTCGGGACATCGGACAGATGTGGGACGCCATCAAAAAGCTTAAAGTACGGGGCGCACCTGCCATTGGCATAGCTGCAGCCTATGCCTTCTATCTTGGTATCCGTGATATTCGCGACATCTCTTTCGCAGGATTCAATATTGAGGCGGAACGCATTGCTGAATATCTGGCTTCAAGCCGCCCAACTGCCGTTAATTTAAAGTGGGCACTTGACCGCATACTGATGACCATCTATGCGCTTCGGGAGAAACCTATTGAAGAAATCAAAGCCAAAGTACTGGAAGTCGCGCAGACCATACATCAGGAAGACATCAGAACCTGCAGGCAGATCGGGCTGAACGGTCAGGAGCTCATCCCAAAAAAAGCTAACATCCTGACACACTGCAACACCGGCGGACTTGCGACCGGACAGTATGGCACGGCGCTTTCCATGATTTTTCACGCACATGAAGAGGGTAAAAACATCCATGTTTGGGTAGATGAAACGCGACCGCTGCTGCAGGGCGCGCGGCTGACGGCCTGGGAGCTGTCTCAGGCGGAAATTCCGTTCAAGCTCGTCATTGATTCAGCTTCCGGACACTTGATGAAATCAGGCATGGTAGATTTAATTGTGGTCGGAACTGACAGGGTTGCGGCCAACGGAGATACGGCAAACAAAATCGGCACGTACAATCTTTCCGTGCTTGCAAAAGCGCATAACATCCCCTTTTATGTGGCTCTTCCGCTTTCGACCATTGACCTTAGCCTGTCGCACGGTGATCTCATTCCGATTGAAGAACGCGACAGCGCGGAAGTCACCCAATTCGGCAATGCGCGGGTAGCGCCGCCCAAAACAGCTACCTTCAATCCCGCCTTTGACGTAACCCCTGCTGAAAACATCACGGCATTCATCACTGAAAAGGGAATCGTAAGGCCGCCTTTCACTGAAAACCTGAAAAAGCTTTTCGAATAG